The Malus sylvestris chromosome 12, drMalSylv7.2, whole genome shotgun sequence genome contains a region encoding:
- the LOC126592423 gene encoding transcription factor bHLH94-like gives MALEAVVFPQDPFSYTANKDLYNLLGGTLSYVDDQQQASLDFLDYQTDQNYPNYGSTYSSPPSMVPHFNELHLSNPNPVASTTNPTGDQPEFQLPLEDTINMSRSSRAKRRRAKSKKNEEEIENQRMTHIAVERNRRKQMNEYLSVLRSIMPDSYVQRGDQASIIGGAINYVKELEQEVQFLGVQKPNDRAPFSEFFTFPQYSSRSSTSDHESAVSAMAELPLLECRLSKIAADIEVTMVESHASLKVRSKKVPKQLLKIVSGLHDMHLTVLHLNVVTVDDIVLYSLSLKVEDECMLTSVDEIATAVHEMLARIQEEAMLNLN, from the exons ATGGCTCTGGAAGCCGTCGTTTTCCCTCAAGACCCATTTAGTTACACTGCTAACAAAGACCTCTACAACTTGTTAGGAGGAACTTTGAGCTATGTTGATGATCAGCAGCAAGCCTCTCTTGATTTTCTCGACTACCAAACAGACCAGAATTACCCTAACTATGGTTCTACGTATTCCTCACCGCCTTCAATGGTACCTCACTTCAACGAATTGCACCTCTCCAATCCAAACCCAGTTGCCAGCACTACAAACCCTACTGGTGATCAACCCGAATTTCAACTACCATTGGAGGACACAATCAACATGTCTAGAAGTTCTCGTGCGAAACGACGTCGTGCCAAGAGTAAAAAGAACGAGGAGGAGATTGAGAACCAGAGAATGACTCACATTGCAGTTGAGCGCAACAGGAGAAAACAGATGAATGAGTATCTCTCTGTGCTTCGATCGATAATGCCCGACTCGTACGTCCAAAGG GGAGACCAAGCATCAATCATTGGGGGTGCGATTAATTATGTGAAGGAGCTAGAGCAGGAAGTGCAATTCTTGGGCGTCCAAAAGCCAAATGATCGTGCGCCTTTTTCCGAATTCTTCACCTTCCCCCAGTACTCATCGAGGTCATCTACTAGTGATCATGAGTCTGCGGTGTCAGCCATGGCGGAGCTGCCGCTGCTCGAGTGCAGGTTGAGCAAAATTGCAGCTGACATAGAAGTGACAATGGTGGAGAGCCATGCAAGCCTCAAAGTAAGATCCAAAAAGGTCCCAAAGCAActcttgaaaattgtttcaggGTTGCATGATATGCACCTTACCGTTCTCCATCTCAATGTTGTCACTGTTGATGATATTGTCCTCTATTCTCTCAGTCTCAAG GTAGAAGATGAGTGCATGCTGACTTCAGTGGATGAGATTGCAACAGCTGTCCATGAGATGCTAGCTAGGATTCAGGAAGAGGCAATGCTGAATTTGAACTGA
- the LOC126594293 gene encoding uncharacterized protein LOC126594293 has translation MWYLCMFYHRLLDYRKAEVESLAQLFANDEEDQYKTQRLKWRLPLHHHPDSPFHFVDLPSEDVARNVANRSILVKGMYELWGEGGSYEELEEAIRSYPDERKLPYLEPDSTFKINVDTFGKVISLQEQTQRIHGLSYIPFKGRVNLKSPEHKFWLMETDDYGVNNGLPPIVQRRIFFGREIGGADRKLLPTYQLKSRTYLGPTAMDAEIAFLMANQALVTPGKLVYDPFVGTGSILIAAAHFGAMTMGADIDIRVVRDGRGPDCNVWSNFKQYGLPMPIALLRADNNLPPWRTGLKEVFDAIICDPPYGVRAGGRKSGGRKLMKGVVGPYTVPDDKRTDHIPSTASYSLVECVHDLLDLAGRMLVMGGRLVFFYPVVREDDNVNNSFPEHPCFQLIATSEQILSSRYSRVLLTMVKTSQYTEEIAEEARLKHKDFKENHLKWLEDGNLHSAVFSPSDLQVNGAADAKTSKEPKPKYRGKYV, from the exons atgtggTATCTGTGCATGTTCTACCACCGACTGTTAGACTACCGGAAAGCCGAGGTGGAATCTTTAGCCCAACTATTCGCCAACGACGAAGAAGATCAGTACAAAACGCAGCGTTTGAAATGGCGGCTGCCGCTCCACCACCACCCGGATTCCCCTTTCCATTTCGTCGACCTCCCTTCCGAAGACGTCGCCAGGAACGTCGCCAATCGAA GTATACTTGTGAAGGGAATGTATGAGCTTTGGGGAGAAGGGGGTAGCTATGAGGAGCTGGAAGAGGCTATTAGAAGTTATCCGGATGAGCGGAAGTTGCCGTACCTAGAGCCTGATAGTACTTTCAAGATTAATGTTGACACATTTGGTAAGGTCATCAGCCTCCAGGAGCAAACACAACGGATTCATGGACTTAGCTACATCCCTTTCAAG GGTCGAGTTAATTTGAAAAGTCCAGAGCACAAGTTCTGGCTTATGGAAACTGATGATTATGGAGTTAACAATGGTCTTCCGCCAATTGTCCAAAGAAGAATCTTTTTCGGTCGCGAAATTGGTGGTGCTGATCGAAAGCTTCTACCAACATACCAGTTGAAAAGCCGTACTTATCTTGGCCCAACAGCCATGGAtgcagaaattgctttcttgatggccAACCAAGCATTGGTCACGCCAGGGAAGCTTGTATACGACCCTTTTGTTGGCACCGGGAGCATTCTTATAGCTGCTGCTCATTTTGGAGCCATGACAATG ggTGCAGATATTGATATCAGGGTGGTACGAGATGGCCGTGGCCCTGATTGTAATGTCTGGAGTAATTTCAAGCAG TACGGATTACCAATGCCAATTGCTTTGTTAAGGGCAGATAACAATCTACCTCCTTGGCGTACTGGATTGAAAGAg GTCTTTGATGCCATAATTTGTGACCCTCCTTATGGTGTTCGTGCTGGGGGACGCAAATCTGGTGGCCGGAAGTTGATGAAAGGGGTTGTCGGCCCTTACACCGTTCCTGATGACAAGAGGACAGACCACATACCATCAACTGCATCTTACAGTTTGGTCGAGTGTGTGCACGACTTGCTTGACCTAGCCGGCAGGATGCTTGTAATGGGTGGGAGGCTTGTGTTCTTCTACCCTGTAGTGAGAGAAGATGATAATGTCAATAACTCTTTCCCAGAGCACCCGTGTTTCCAACTGATTGCTACTTCAGAGCAGATACTGAGCTCACGTTACAGTAGAGTACTACTGACCATGGTTAAGACAAGTCAATACACCGAAGAAATTGCAGAAGAAGCCAGATTAAAACACAAAGACTTCAAGGAGAACCATCTGAAGTGGTTGGAAGATGGAAACCTTCATTCCGCAGTTTTCAGTCCTTCTGATCTTCAAGTGAATGGTGCTGCTGATGCCAAAACCAGTAAAGAACCAAAGCCAAAATACAGAGGCAAGTATGTGTAG
- the LOC126593369 gene encoding glycine-rich RNA-binding protein RZ1A-like, translating to MSEELEYRCFIGGLAWSTSDRSLREAFEKFGKLVEAKVVVDKFSGRSRGFGFVTFDDKKAMEEAIEEMNGLDLDGRTITVDKAQPHQGGGGRDFDSDRGRDRGRDRDRGRDFGGGGGRGGGGDCFKCGKPGHFARECPSEGSRGGGGRYGGRDDRYGSSGGGGGGSGRYGPERNGDRPSSGRSRDSGSRAGSGSDRYSRDRSGPYERRSTGGFRSG from the exons ATGTCAGAAGAGCTGGAGTATCGATGCTTCATCGGTGGCCTTGCATGGTCAACATCTGATAGAAGTCTAAGAGAAGCATTTGAAAAGTTTGGAAAGCTTGTTGAAGCTAAG GTGGTGGTTGATAAGTTTTCTGGACGCTCGCGTGGATTTGGGTTTGTCACCTTTGATGATAAAAAAGCAATGGAAGAGGCCATTGAGGAAATgaatggattggatttggatGGACGAACCATCACTGTTGATAAGGCTCAGCCTCACCAAGGTGGTGGAGGTAGAGATTTTGACAGTGACCGTGGTCGTGACCGCGGTCGTGATCGTGATCGTGGTCGCGACTTTGGTGGTGGAGGTGGACGTGGAGGTGGAGGAGACTGCTTTAAGTGTGGCAAGCCAGGACATTTTGCCAGAGAGTGTCCAAGTGAAGGTTCAAGAGGAGGGGGTGGCAGGTATGGTGGTAGGGATGATAGGTATGGTAgcagcggcggcggcggcggtggtAGCGGTCGTTATGGACCTGAGCGAAATGGAGACCGACCATCTAGTGGGCGCAGCAGGGATTCTGGTAGTCGTGCAGGTTCTGGAAGTGATCGATACAGTCGTGACCGCTCTGGGCCATATGAACGTCGGAGTACAGGAGGCTTCCGTTCAGGATAG
- the LOC126593368 gene encoding vacuolar iron transporter homolog 4-like produces the protein MASQRDQTLPNHIEIPVHGNMTDQPRQSPIPGGDEDDTFDYSQRTQWLRATVLGANDGLVSVASLMMGVGAVKQDVKTMLIAGFAGLVAGACSMAIGEFVSVYTQYDIEISQMKREMKTNGRTENVEEAKKKMLPNPAQAALASAIAFSIGAVVPLLGAAFISEHKVRLAVVAALVSVALVVFGGVAARLGGSSVVKSCARVLVGGWMAMTITFALTKLIGSSGMQV, from the coding sequence ATGGCTTCCCAACGTGACCAAACTTTACCTAACCACATAGAAATTCCAGTTCATGGAAATATGACTGATCAACCAAGACAATCTCCAATCCCCGGAGGTGACGAAGATGACACCTTCGATTACTCCCAGAGGACACAGTGGCTTCGCGCCACCGTGTTGGGAGCCAATGACGGGCTGGTTTCTGTTGCATCGCTCATGATGGGCGTGGGAGCTGTGAAACAAGATGTGAAGACCATGCTAATAGCCGGGTTTGCAGGTCTCGTGGCCGGGGCGTGTAGTATGGCAATAGGAGAGTTTGTCTCCGTGTACACTCAGTACGACATAGAGATATCTCAAATGAAGAGAGAGATGAAAACAAATGGTAGGACAGAAAATGTAGAGGAGGCAAAGAAGAAGATGCTGCCGAATCCTGCGCAAGCCGCCTTGGCGTCAGCCATTGCGTTTTCGATCGGCGCGGTGGTGCCTCTGTTGGGAGCTGCATTTATAAGTGAGCATAAGGTGAGGCTGGCCGTAGTGGCGGCTTTGGTGAGCGTTGCGCTGGTTGTGTTTGGAGGGGTAGCAGCGAGGCTGGGGGGGTCATCGGTGGTGAAGTCTTGTGCAAGAGTACTTGTTGGAGGATGGATGGCAATGACTATAACTTTTGCACTCACCAAGTTAATTGGGTCTAGTGGTATGCAGGTGTGA
- the LOC126593892 gene encoding vacuolar iron transporter homolog 4-like — protein sequence MASQRDQTSTNHIEIAVYGNVTDQPRQSPIPEGDEDDTFDYSQRTQWLRAAVLGANDGLVSVASLMMGVGAVKQDVKTMLIAGFAGLVAGACSMAIGEFVSVYTQYDIEISQMKREMKENGRTENVEEAKKKMLPNPAHAALASAIAFSIGAVVPLLGASFISEHKMRLAVVAALVSVALVVFGGVGARLGGSSVVKSCARVLVGGWMAMTITFALTKLIGSSGLQM from the coding sequence ATGGCTTCCCAACGTGACCAAACTTCAACTAACCACATAGAAATTGCAGTTTATGGAAATGTGACTGATCAACCAAGACAATCTCCAATCCCAGAAGGCGACGAAGATGACACCTTTGATTACTCCCAGAGGACACAGTGGCTTCGCGCGGCTGTGTTGGGAGCCAATGATGGGCTGGTTTCTGTTGCATCGCTCATGATGGGCGTGGGTGCTGTGAAACAAGATGTGAAGACCATGCTGATAGCCGGTTTTGCGGGACTCGTGGCCGGGGCGTGTAGTATGGCAATAGGAGAGTTTGTCTCTGTGTACACTCAGTACGACATAGAGATATCTCAAATGAAGAGAGAGATGAAAGAAAATGGTAGGACAGAAAATGTAGAGGAGGCAAAGAAGAAGATGCTGCCGAATCCTGCGCATGCCGCCTTGGCGTCAGCCATTGCGTTTTCGATAGGCGCGGTGGTGCCTCTGTTGGGagcttcatttataagtgagcATAAGATGAGGCTGGCCGTAGTGGCGGCTTTGGTGAGCGTTGCGCTGGTTGTGTTTGGAGGGGTAGGAGCGAGGCTGGGGGGGTCATCGGTGGTGAAATCTTGTGCAAGAGTACTTGTTGGAGGATGGATGGCTATGACTATAACTTTTGCACTCACCAAATTAATTGGGTCTAGTGGTTTGCAGATGTGA